From Musa acuminata AAA Group cultivar baxijiao unplaced genomic scaffold, Cavendish_Baxijiao_AAA HiC_scaffold_412, whole genome shotgun sequence, a single genomic window includes:
- the LOC135658693 gene encoding serine/threonine-protein kinase D6PK-like, with product MASKTISKSSFEQQPEASGSHKIEPNSCKPSQTLQPIKADSNAANIQVTINQTMSKHALNDIKEDKGSIHHPGKAIFSSETNDTVPSDGQKQPMQQGVSTELNGVVVSGDKDKNSEQSGNDSFVSFVSAKVSDATSSMTADFVESTKSSMCRPSTNSDVSDESSCSSLSSSLNKPHKANDSRWEAIQMIRSRDRALGLSHFRLLKKLGCGDIGSVYLSELSGTKCYFAMKVMDKGALASRKKLLRSQTEREILQSLDHPFLPTLYAHFETDKFSCLVMEFCPGGDLHTLRQRQPRKHFSEQAVKFYVAEILLALEYLHMLGIIYRDLKPENVLVRNDGHIMLSDFDLSLRCAVSPTLINSDSESSRRNNSAYCVQPACVEPSCIHPSCVAPTTCFGPRLFSKSKSKDRKLKSETGNQVSPLPELIVEPTDARSMSFVGTHEYLAPEIIKGEGHGSAVDWWTFGIFMYELLFGKTPFKGSGNRATLFNVVGQPLHFPESPTVSFAARDLIRGLLVKEPQQRLAYKRGASEIKQHPFFEGVNWALIRCASPPEIPKSIDIERLPKPAALTNEKVAATKDQKGSNNYLEFDFF from the exons ATGGCTTCGAAGACTATATCAAAAAGCAGCTTCGAGCAACAACCTGAAGCATCTGGGAGTCACAAAATAGAACCAAATTCCTGTAAACCTTCACAGACTTTGCAACCAATCAAGGCCGATTCTAATGCAGCCAACATACAAGTAACTATAAACCAGACCATGTCAAAGCATGCTTTGAATGACATCAAAGAAGATAAAGGATCGATTCATCATCCTGGAAAGGCCATCTTTTCTTCTGAAACAAATGATACGGTTCCCTCAGATGGTCAGAAACAACCAATGCAACAAGGAGTTTCCACAGAACTAAATGGTGTGGTTGTTAGTGGAGATAAAGATAAGAACTCTGAACAGAGTGGAAATGATAGCTTCGTAAGCTTCGTGTCTGCTAAAGTTAGTGATGCAACCAGCAGTATGACAGCTGATTTCGTTGAGAGCACAAAAAGTAGTATGTGTAGGCCTAGTACTAACAGTGATGTCAGTGACGAGAGCTCATGTAGCAGTTTAAGTAGCAGCTTAAACAAGCCTCACAAAGCAAATGATTCAAGATGGGAAGCCATTCAAATGATCCGCTCGAGAGATCGAGCTCTCGGCTTGAGCCATTTTAGGCTGTTAAAAAAGTTAGGATGTGGTGATATTGGCAGTGTGTATCTATCAGAGTTGAGTGGGACGAAATGTTATTTTGCGATGAAGGTCATGGATAAGGGAGCACTGGCTAGTCGTAAGAAGCTTCTTAGATCTCAGACAGAGAGGGAGATACTACAATCTCTGGATCATCCATTTCTTCCAACACTTTATGCCCACTTTGAAACTGATAAATTCTCATGTTTGGTGATGGAGTTCTGCCCAGGTGGAGACTTGCATACCCTTCGTCAGAGGCAACCCAGGAAACATTTCTCAGAACAAGCAGTGAA GTTCTATGTAGCAGAGATCCTCCTGGCATTAGAGTACCTACACATGCTTGGAATCATATACCGTGACCTCAAGCCCGAAAATGTTCTTGTTCGGAATGATGGCCATATCATGCTTTCTGATTTCGATCTCTCGCTTCGCTGTGCAGTAAGCCCAACATTGATCAATTCAGATTCTGAATCATCCAGGAGGAACAATTCAGCATACTGTGTGCAGCCTGCTTGCGTCGAGCCATCCTGTATCCATCCTTCTTGTGTTGCCCCTACAACATGCTTTGGTCCACGACTTTTCTCCAAATCCAAGTCCAAGGACAGGAAGCTGAAATCAGAGACCGGGAACCAGGTTAGCCCATTGCCAGAGCTCATAGTAGAGCCCACAGATGCTCGGTCGATGTCTTTTGTTGGTACACATGAGTACTTGGCACCGGAGATCATCAAGGGTGAGGGACATGGGAGTGCCGTTGACTGGTGGACCTTTGGTATCTTCATGTATGAGCTTTTGTTTGGGAAGACCCCATTCAAGGGATCAGGTAACAGGGCCACACTGTTCAATGTCGTCGGGCAGCCATTGCACTTCCCAGAGTCCCCAACAGTGAGCTTCGCTGCCAGAGATCTGATAAGGGGACTGCTTGTGAAGGAGCCTCAGCAACGGCTTGCATACAAGCGTGGGGCTTCAGAGATAAAACAGCATCCATTTTTTGAGGGAGTTAACTGGGCACTGATACGTTGTGCAAGTCCACCGGAGATCCCAAAATCCATCGACATTGAACGGCTGCCAAAGCCTGCAGCATTGACAAATGAAAAAGTTGCAGCTACCAAAGATCAGAAAGGTTCCAACAACTATTTGGAATTTGATTTCTTCTAG
- the LOC135658677 gene encoding inactive TPR repeat-containing thioredoxin TTL3-like, protein MSRHPSPSLCELLSCANAGLPTPPRRSHRSPASEKMEVEDEPRISGCGLFRRRRSRSTSSIPRIVPDAASRLQDSSAAPRRRTGSDVTSIVPVVPPVPVVKPRSPAPTARAVANPRMPPPQTTARSNSGLMAELDGMLYDRHNASDGGHLVRASSGNVMVFGNLGNLRGNANFKNPPTVAKNTKGSLGNPMRPSPIPASAPAPAPELCRVLSRMLDPEELKEMGNGEYKMGRFAEALALYDRAIDMDPGKASYYSNKAAALTAMGRLLEAVVECKEAIRLDPAYHRAHHRLATLHLRLGEAEKAIHHFKQSRNEASSGDMARAQALQSHLSQSNEARRLKDYITLLKESQAAASSGADFAPQVFARQAEALLKLNRHEEADSIMSAAPKFGMDEHTRFFGAVAKAYVLMVQAQVDMAAGRFNDAVAAAKVAAQLDPGSREIGAVVRRTRAVAAARSRGNDLFRAAKFAEACVAYGDGLSQDSHNAVLLYNRATCRSKLGNYEKAIEDCSTALAVRPSYSKARLRRADCNAKLERWEASVKDYGVLIQEIPGDEEVSRALLEAQAKLKKQEEGEEEDMEDTDRC, encoded by the exons ATGTCTCGCCACCCTTCTCCCTCTCTATGCGAGCTGTTGTCATGCGCGAATGCCGGGCTGCCGACCCCACCTCGTCGTAGCCACCGGAGCCCTGCATCGGAGAAGATGGAGGTCGAGGACGAGCCGAGGATCTCCGGCTGCGGCCTCTTCCGCCGCCGGAGGTCCAGGTCCACCAGCTCCATCCCCCGAATCGTCCCCGACGCCGCGTCGAGGTTGCAGGACTCCTCGGCCGCTCCGCGCCGGCGCACCGGATCCGACGTCACCTCGATCGTCCCCGTCGTTCCCCCGGTTCCCGTCGTGAAGCCCCGGTCCCCGGCCCCAACCGCGCGTGCTGTGGCCAACCCCCGGATGCCACCGCCGCAGACGACGGCGAGGTCGAACAGTGGATTAATGGCGGAGCTCGACGGTATGCTTTACGACCGCCATAACGCCAGCGACGGCGGCCACCTCGTCCGGGCTTCGTCCGGCAACGTTATGGTCTTCGGGAACCTGGGCAACCTCCGTGGCAACGCCAACTTCAAAAATCCTCCGACCGTGGCCAAGAACACCAAAGGAAGCCTCGGCAATCCAATGAGACCGTCGCCGATTCCGGCATCGGCACCGGCACCGGCACCGGAGCTCTGCCGGGTTCTATCGAGGATGCTGGACCCGGAGGAGCTAAAGGAAATGGGGAACGGGGAGTATAAGATGGGGCGGTTCGCGGAGGCGTTGGCATTGTACGATCGGGCGATCGACATGGATCCCGGCAAGGCCTCCTACTACAGCAACAAGGCCGCCGCGCTCACTGCCATGGGCCGCCTCCTCGAGGCCGTCGTGGAATGCAAGGAAGCCATTCGACTCGATCCCGCTTACCACCGGGCTCATCACCGCTTGGCTACGCTCCATCTCAG ATTGGGAGAAGCGGAGAAGGCGATCCATCACTTCAAGCAGTCAAGAAACGAGGCCAGCTCGGGCGACATGGCGAGAGCGCAGGCTCTGCAATCCCATCTTTCCCAGTCCAACGAAGCACGCAGGTTGAAGGACTACATCACCCTGTTGAAGGAATCACAGGCTGCTGCTTCCTCCGGAGCCGACTTCGCTCCACAG GTCTTTGCACGGCAAGCGGAAGCGCTTCTAAAGCTCAACCGACACGAGGAGGCCGACTCGATCATGAGCGCCGCGCCCAAGTTCGGCATGGATGAGCACACAAGGTTCTTCGGCGCCGTCGCGAAGGCGTACGTCCTCATGGTCCAAGCGCAGGTCGACATGGCTGCAGGAAGGTTCAACGACGCGGTGGCGGCGGCCAAGGTGGCTGCTCAGCTCGACCCCGGTAGCCGGGAGATCGGGGCGGTGGTGCGGCGGACCCGGGCGGTGGCCGCGGCTCGATCCAGAGGCAATGATCTCTTCCGGGCCGCGAAGTTCGCCGAGGCATGCGTCGCGTATGGCGACGGCCTGAGCCAGGACTCGCACAACGCTGTTCTCCTCTACAACCGAGCCACCTGTCGTTCCAAGCTTGGGAACTACGAGAAGGCGATCGAGGACTGCAGCACCGCCCTTGCCGTCCGTCCTTCCTACAGCAAGGCTCGCCTCCGGCGGGCGGACTGCAACGCCAAG TTGGAGAGGTGGGAGGCATCGGTGAAGGATTATGGAGTGCTGATCCAAGAGATTCCAGGGGATGAGGAGGTGAGCAGGGCACTGTTGGAGGCTCAAGCCAAGCTGAAGAAGCAAGAAGAAGGCGAAGAAGAAGACATGGAGGACACAGATCGGTGCTGA
- the LOC135658673 gene encoding membrane-anchored ubiquitin-fold protein 3-like — MAGDDLIELKFRLFDGTDIGPNKYDPSTTVASLKEAILARWPQEIAPKTINDVKLINAGKILENTWTITESRVPVCELPGGVITMHVVVRPPMLDKNNERPLAKDPKTNRCACTIL, encoded by the exons ATGGCAGGAGATGATTTGATTGAGCTCAAGTTTAGGCTGTTTGACGGCACCGACATCGGGCCGAACAAGTACGATCCTTCGACCACCGTCGCCTCTCTCAAAGAAGCTATACTTGCTCGATGGCCCCAGG AAATTGCTCCAAAAACCATAAATGATGTCAAGCTCATAAATGCTGGAAAGATTTTGGAGAACACCTGGACAATTACTGAGTCTAGGGTACCAGTTTGTGAACTTCCTGGTGGTGTTATCACTATGCATGTTGTAGTGCGGCCTCCCATGCTTGACAAAAATAATG AAAGACCACTTGCTAAAGACCCAAAGACCAACAGATGTGCTTGCACCATCCTCTGA